The genome window ACCAATACCCTTGATCCGCCACGCTCGCGATCAGATCGCAGGCGAGTGCCGATCTTCCCACGCCGCGGCGGATCTCGTAGGTCACGAACGAGCCGGTGGCGAACGTTCCACCGTCCGGTTCGAAGACCTGCCCGTAGCGAGTCTCGGGAAGTCCCGGGGCGAGAGCGGGCCCGGTGGTCACCGCGCAGGTCGGCCCGGCGGGATCGCCGTTCTCCATGCGCTGGACGTAGTACGTCGTCTCCGGCGATAGATGCGCAAGCTCCACGTAGTGCGTTCCGGAGATCAGCGAGCACGGGGGTCCACCGTCCCGCACATCGCAAGCCGTGCGGTCGAGGAGCGCCGGATCGGTCCCGTAGCGCACGTGTCCCTCGACGGGGGGGTCGGTCGTCCAGGCGACGACGAACCCGCTGTCCGTCACGTTGCAGACGATCGCGCCGCAGGGTTCACCGGCCGCCGCCGGCTGCGCGGCGAGAACCGCCGCCAGCCACAACAGGGGCAAGCACCGCCGAATCGTGCGGCCGGCCCTCCGGCAGATCTCACCGAGGCTCGAGATAGGCGAGGATCGCATCGATCCTCCTGTGCACGCGCAGCTTCTTGAGAGTGCTGTTCACGTGGTTGCGCACGGTACGGGGGCTGATGAACAGTTGATCGGCGATCTGCTCCGTCGACCGGCCGAGCGCGAGCAGTCCGAGGATCTCGCGCTCCCTCCGCGACAGCACCGAGAGAGGCCGAGCGGCGCCGCCAGGGTCGCCGCCCTTGTCCTCGGAGGCGAGTTTCATGCGCGGCCAGCGCCGCCCGATGCCGTCGCTCCCGACCCGGACAGGCGAGACCGGCAGCAGCAGGTGCAGCAGCTCGATCCTCGAGCCGTTGGCGGGAGCTGCTGCCACGCTGATCAGGTCCGCCGCCACCGCCGGCGCGTCGGCCGCCGGGATCAGCACGCGCCGCCGCGTGCGGAGCCGGCCCCGTTCCAGCTCGTCCCAGATCGGGCAATCGGGCCGGCACAGCGGTGCCCCGGTCGGCTCGGTGAGCCGCGCCACCTGCCAGCAGGGCGTCCCTGCGGCTCCCGATCGGCTGCAGCCGAGAAGTTCAGCGGCTCGCTGATTCAGATCGCGGACACACTTGTCCCCCCCGATGGCGAACGCGGCTTCGCCGGAGGGGTGAAGCAGGTCGAAGCGGATGCCCATAGCTTGTCACGGCGCCTTTCTCCGGTCCGTCGTGCACAAGCTCGGCGCCACTACTAGCAGGATCGGTGGGCGGGCGCAAGACCCCCGCCTCCGGGGAGCGGCCGGGCCCCCTCAGCGCTGGCCGCAGAAGCGGAAGCGGTTCAGGAAGGCGACCAGGGCCTCCTCGTCCGCCGGCGTGCCCTCGAGGCCGTCCTTGCCGGACGCTTCGGATTCCGAGGCGTACCACATCGCGACACGGCGCCGGTGATCCTGCGGGCACTGCACCAGGCAAACGGCGGTAACGCCGCTGGCTCGATGTCCTTGGGTGGAGATACTGCCGCGCTCGGCGACGTAGAGAATCTCGGCACCACCGGCCCGGATGACTCCCCGGCGGATGATCTCCTGGACGTCGATGTGCACCCCGCCGCGCCGGAGCGCCTCGGGGTCGTCGGTGCGACCCTCGAAGAAGTCGCGCAGATCTTCTTCGTTGCCGCCCATGTGGATCAGATCCAAGTAGATCAGGCCGCGATCTCCCAGTTCCGGTCGGGACTCGTCACCGGCTTCGCCGGTGGAAATGATCGCCATCCTCGCGAAGAAGGGAATCTCGAGCGCTGCCACCGCCCGGTAACCCTCGGGCAGGCGTTCCGCACCGAGAATCTCGAGCGCCTTCGCCGTTCTGGCGTCCGGGTTCACCTGGGTGCGCTCCACCTGCCGGGCGAAGCGAACGGTCAGGACGATGCACCCCCCGACGCAAGTCGCCCCGAGGAGCAGGACGGACAGGCATCCGATCATGACGTAGAAAAGCGCCGACCTTCCTTCCGGCATCGATCCGACACCCCCGCCGGCCGCGGCGGCCGCGCCCGAAGACCCGGCGCGCCCCGGCCGATCGATCCGTTCCCGACCGGCCTTCGCGGCACCTCGAGGCTAACACGGCTTAGCCGTCCTCCGGGGCCATGAGGCATGGGAGCACCGGCCGGAGGCTGGGCACCGGTACCCCGGACCCGGATGCCGGGACCTTCGGAGCGAGCGCGCGGATTCCGCGCGCCTTCCGGGGATCGCAGAAGTGCGCGGCCGGCGCCGCGCTTCTTTCCCGAGGAGCGCTCCGGCCGCCGCGGGGGATCGCGCGCCCGCGAACGCCCGCCTCGCCGATCCGGTCGGATGGGTGGCCGAGAGCCCCGGGACGAGCGAAATCAGGCCCTCGGACCCGTACCGTCCCGGTCCGTGCCCTTCTCGGCTCGCTCCAGGGAGAGCGGCACCCCGAACCGCCGGGCGAACCGGACCGCTGTTTCCCGCAACGGATGGGGCAGGCGCGCGAGACTCTCCCGCTGGATCGGAGCCGGCACGCCCCCATGGAAGGCCTCCGCCAGTGCGCCGGCGATGGCGGCGACGGTGTCGGTGTCTCCTCCGAGCGAGACCGCCTTGCGAACGGCGTCCTCGAAGTCGCGGGCGTCGAGAAAGCAGATGGCCGCCGCCGGGACGGCCTCGCGGCAGATCGGCCGGATGGCTCCCCGGGCCCGGACCTCCTCGAGGCTGGCCGAAAGGTCGTAGCCGAACCGCTGCTCGAGGAACGCGCGCACCTCCGCCTTGTTGTGTCCGGTGCGGGCGAGAAACAGAGCCCCGGCCGTCGCCTGAGCGCCGCGGATCCCCTCCGGATGATCGTGAGTCGGCGCCGCGGAACGGCCGGCCTCGTCGATCACCTCGTCGAGGTCGCAGCCGGCCCAGCCCACCGGCGCCACCCGCATCGCCGACCCGTCGCCGAAGCTTCCATAGGGGCGGGGATCCTCCGCGGAGAGCCACGACAGGAAGGCCGAGCCGTAGCCGGCGTGCGGATACCGCCGCCCCCACAGCCGCAGCGCCTCTCCGTAGTCCCGCCCCTCCAGGATCGCCCACGCCACCGCCACCGCGAGCACCGTGTCGTCGGTGAAGCGGGCTTCCGGCGGGAAGAGGGGAAACCCTCGCGCCGGCGCGTGCCCGCCCTCGTAGGGAGATCCGATGATGTCTCCTGCGATGACTCCGAGCATTGACCCCGAATCCCGCGCGGCCGGCAACCGGCCGCCTGAGCGCCGATCCATTCAACCACGAGCGAGCACGAGAGCCGCACGCTGGATCGCCTCGGACCGCTCTCCGGCCCGTACGCTCCGGCCGGAACGCGGGGCTTCGCCGCAAAACGTCCCGCCAGCGAAGGCGCCGGTGCCGCCGGTTCGGGAAGCCGGGGCGACGATCCCGGTCCGCGCCGCCACCCGGGAAAAGGAACGAGTTCCACCGGCGAAGTCGACCCGGTGGCCCCCACGACGAGTGCCGACCGCGGGCGCGGCTCCGCAATCGCGGGGAACCGGGTTAGGATCGGACCGGCCGCAACGCCGGACGGAGGGCCGACGATGGATGCGGAGCGAATGCGGTTGGAAACGATCCTCGTTCACGGAGACGACCCGGAACCGCGTGTGGAAGGTGCCGCGGTCATGCCCATCTTCCAGTCGACCGTTTTCGAGCATCGCGGCGCCACAAGTTACGAGGAAATCGCGTATCCTCGCCTGAACAACACGCCGAATCATCTTGCCTTGCAGCGGAAGCTCTCCCTGATCGAGGGAACCGAGGATGCCCTCGTCACCGCGAGCGGAATGGCCGCGATCAGCGCCACCCTGATCGAGCTGGCGGCGCCCGGAGGCCGCGTGCTCGCCCAGCGGACGCTCTACGGGGGAACGTACACGTTCCTCATGCGCGAGTTTCCGTCGCTCGGCCTGGGGTGCGATCTGTTCGATCCGGTCCACCCCGAGGAATGGGACCGTGCACTCAAGCCGTCCACACGGGTGGTCTACAGCGAGGCGATGACCAACCCCCTCCTCGAAGTGGCCGAGCACGAGGCGATCGTCGATTTCGCTCGGCGCCACGGCCTCGTTTCGGTGATCGACGCCACCTTCGCCCCTCCCGGCAATTTCCGCGCCACCGAAGTAGGCTACGACGTCGTGATTCACAGCGGCACGAAGTACCTCGCCGGCCATGACGATCTGGTCTGCGGCGTTGTGGCGGGTCCCCGCGAGATCGTCGCGAGAATCCGCCGGCGGCTCGCCCATCTCGGCGGCTGTCTCGATCCGCTCGGGTGCTTCCTTCTCGACCGCGGTCTCAAGACGCTCGCCCTGCGGGTCCGACAGAAGAACGCGAACGCCTCGACACTGGCCGAGTTCCTCGACGATCACCCCGGGGTCGGCACCGTGCACTATCCGGGTTTGGTCTCCTCGCCGCACCACGAGCGGGCGCGGCGGTATTTCCGCGGCTTCGGCGGAGTCCTCTCCTTCGACCTCGGTACCGCCGAGCGTGCGCGCCGCGTCATCGCCCGAACCCGGATCCCGGTGAAGGGTCCGAGCCTCGGCGGACTGGCCACGCTCATCACCCGCCCGGCGGAAACCTCCCATCTCGGACTCACCCCCGCCGAACGCACCGCCATGGGAATCGGCGACGGGCTGGTCCGGGTTTCGGTCGGGATCGAGGCGGCGGACGACCTCGTCGGCGACTTCCGCCAGGCCCTCGCCGGCGCCTGACCGCCTGCGCCCGCCGCCTCCCTCTTGAGATCAGGAAATGTCGCGGGCGATGAGCGACAGGAGGTCGACCACCCGGTTCGAGTAGCCCCACTCGTTGTCGTACCAGCTCAAGACGTTCACGAAGCCGTCGCCGCCGACGCGCGTCGACAGTGCGTCGAAGATCGACGAGTGGGGGTTACCGATGATATCCGAGGAAACGAGCGGTACCTCGCTGTACTCGACGATCTCGCGCAGGGGACCCGCAGCCGCCTCGCGCACCGCAGCGTTCACTTCCTCGACCGAGGGAGCTTTCCGGACTCGGCACACGAGGTCGACGATCGAGCCGTCGGGCACCGGCACACGCATCGCCATCCCGTCCAGTTTGCCGGCAAGCTGCGGCAACACCTTCCCGACCGCCTTAGCCGCTCCGGTCGTGGTGGGGATGATGTTCTCGGCAGCCGCGCGGCTGCGCCTGAGGTCGCGGTGCGGCACGTCCGCGAGTCTTTGATCGTTCGTGTACGCGTGGACCGTCGTGACAAAACCCTCTTCGATGCCGAACGCCTCGTCGAGGATCTTGGCGATCGGCGCGAGGCAGTTCGTCGTGCACGAGGCGTTGGAGATCAGCCGGTGCTCCGGCCGGAGATCGCCCTCGTTGACGCCGATCACGACCATGGCGTCGATCGGCTCCTTCGGCGGGACCGTCAGGATGACTTTCTTGGCACCGGACGCGAGGTGGCGCTCCAGCGGCTCCCGGGTGCGGAACACCCCCGTGGACTCGATCACGACGTCCACACCGAGGTCACCCCACGGGATTTCGGCCGGGTCCCTGACAGCCGTCATCGCCACCTTCCGGCCATCCACGTACATCGAATTCTCGTCGACGGTGACGCTCTTCCAGAAGCGTCCCATGACCGTGTCGTATTGGAGGAGGTAGGCGAGCTGCTCGTTGTCGTAGAGATCGTTCACCGCGACGACCTGCAGGTCCTCGCGGGACGAGAGGATGCGGAACACGCTCCGGCCGATGCGCCCGAAACCGTTGATGCCGATCCTGACGCTCATCGCGCTTCCTCCCGCTCGAACGCGGCCAGCCTCTCCAGAAGGTCGGCCACCCGGTGCGCGTAGCCCCATCCGTTGTCGAACCAGCACAGGGTCTTCGACACCCGATCCCCGAGGGTCATCGTGGCGAGGGAGTCGAAGGTTCCCGAGTACGAGCTGCGTACGATGTCGCTCGAGACGATCGGGTCCTCCGAAAACTCGAGCACCTCGCGGTAGCGCTCGGTGCTGGCGGCGGTGCGCACCACCTCGTTGATGTCGGTGCGGTCGATCTTCTCCCGGTGCCAGCAAACGAGATCGACGACCGAGCCGTCGGGCACCGGCACGTTCATCGCCTTGCCGGTGATTCGCCCGCGAAGATCGGGGATCAGCTCCATGACGATCTCCGCGGCATTGGTCTCCTGCGGGATGATGTTCTCGGCGGCGGCCCGGCCGCGACGCTTGTCGGCCACCGGGACGTCGGCGAGACGGAGCTGGTTCGTGTAGGCGTGCACGGTGGTCAGGAACGCCCGCTCGATACCGAACGCCTCGTGGAGGATCTTGATCACCGGAGCGATGCAATGGGCGGTGCACGAGGAGTTCGAGATCAGCCGATGCTCCGGTGACAGGGCGTCGTCGTTGACGCCACGGACGACCGTGATGTCCGGCGGATCCGCCGGCGGCGAACAAAGGACGACGCGCTTGGCCCCCGCTTCGAAATGGCGCTCGAACTCACGCCGGCGGCGCGTGCGGCCCGTCGCTTCGACGACGATATCGACGCCGAACTCGCGCCAGTCGACATCGCCCGGGTTCTCGGCCGAGAGCATCGCGATGCGACGCCCGGCAGCGTACAGCCTCCCGTCCCTGATGCTCACCTCGCCCGGGAAACGGCCCAAAAGAGTATCGAACCGCAGGAGGTACTCGAGCCCCCGGTGGTCGGCGATGTCGCTGATCGCACGGATCTGAAGATCGGTTCTCTGATGGAGAATCCGGAACAGATTGCGGCCGATCCGACCAAAGCCCATCAAGCCGATGCCGATGCTCTTCATCGCCCGACGACGCCTCCCGGGCCGGCCCACACGGCCCGCATGGCGAGAATCTAGCAACCGCAGCCCGGCAAGCAAGCCGCCTGCCGGGTGGACTCCCCCGGCGCCGGCCCCGGCGGGCCGTCCGCCCCGGGGGCGGGCTCAGGGGCAGGCGACCGGGGCCTGGTGCACGGTCACGCCGCAGTAGCCGACCCCGCGGTGCGGGCGTTCGGCTCCCTGCCAGTCGTAGCCGTGGGGCCCCTCCTCGCCGGCCGCTGTCGCCGATGCGACGAGGAAGAACACGCTCTGGCCCGGTGCGCCCGGCATCGGCACCACCTGCTCGCCCCCGCGATCGAGGTCGCAGACCGCGCCGGAGTAGGCTCCGGACGAGACCGCTCCCAGGTCCCCCCAGAAGAGGTGGTAGCGCTCTGCGGTGCAGGTTTCGGTGTCGAAACGAACCCACAGCTCGCCGCCGGCGGTGCGCTCGGCGACGAGCTCCCGTCCCGGGACGGTCCGCCCATCGGGGACGTCGATCGGTCCCGCCGCCGCCGCTCGGAAGCGGAACATGCTGCGCCCGTGGGTAGCGGCGGTGAGGACCCCGTCGTTGGGGTGGCGGAAGAGCTCGACCACGGCAGCCGTCGGCAGACCGTCCGAGAAACCGTACCAGGTGGCGCCACCGTCGTCCGAGCGGTAGATGCCTAGATCGGTTGCGGCAACCAGCACGTTCACGTCGCCGGGATCCACGACGAGGTCGTTCACGGGAACGTCAGGAAGGTCGCCGGTCACGTCGGTGTAAGTGGAGCCTGCATCCGGCGTGTACGTGATCTTCGGGTAGCCGAAGCCCGAGTAGATGATCCAGGCCGCCGCCGGGTCGCTCGGATGGGGAACGATGCGCCGGATGGTGCGGATCGGCTGCCCGCCGCGGATATCGGTGAAGGAGGGAGTCGGAGCGAGGGCATTCTCGCTGCGGAACAGGCCGCCCGCCTCGTATCCCACCCAAAGCACGTTCCGATCCGCGGGAGACACCGCCAGGGCGCTCACCATGCGGCTGAGGAAGACCGGCCCGAGGATCTCCTCCCAGGGCGTGTCGTGGAAGTCCTTCGTCCGGTAGACGCGGTTGGTGCCGACGTAGAGGGTATTGGCGTCCTGGGGATCCTTCTCGATGATGCCGACCCATGCGCGGGGATCCTGGCTTCGGATCCCGGTGTTCGCATCCTGGAAACCGTTTCCTCCGTTCAGCGAGCGCTGGAGGTTGGTGTTCTGGTACTCCATGAGAATCTTGTCGCCCGATGCGGCGCACATCCCGCCGTCTCCGCCGAGAACCTGCCGCCAGCCGTCGGTGTCGCGGTATCGGTGCGATCCGTTGTCCTGCGTGCCGCCGCCCAGCCATCCGGCCAGTGCATCGTTGCCACACCCACCGTAGTACTGTGTGGTCGGCAGTCCGTCACTGATCCGAGTGTAGGTCCGGCCGTAGTCGGTGG of Acidobacteriota bacterium contains these proteins:
- a CDS encoding ADP-ribosylglycohydrolase family protein, coding for MLGVIAGDIIGSPYEGGHAPARGFPLFPPEARFTDDTVLAVAVAWAILEGRDYGEALRLWGRRYPHAGYGSAFLSWLSAEDPRPYGSFGDGSAMRVAPVGWAGCDLDEVIDEAGRSAAPTHDHPEGIRGAQATAGALFLARTGHNKAEVRAFLEQRFGYDLSASLEEVRARGAIRPICREAVPAAAICFLDARDFEDAVRKAVSLGGDTDTVAAIAGALAEAFHGGVPAPIQRESLARLPHPLRETAVRFARRFGVPLSLERAEKGTDRDGTGPRA
- a CDS encoding type I glyceraldehyde-3-phosphate dehydrogenase, yielding MKSIGIGLMGFGRIGRNLFRILHQRTDLQIRAISDIADHRGLEYLLRFDTLLGRFPGEVSIRDGRLYAAGRRIAMLSAENPGDVDWREFGVDIVVEATGRTRRRREFERHFEAGAKRVVLCSPPADPPDITVVRGVNDDALSPEHRLISNSSCTAHCIAPVIKILHEAFGIERAFLTTVHAYTNQLRLADVPVADKRRGRAAAENIIPQETNAAEIVMELIPDLRGRITGKAMNVPVPDGSVVDLVCWHREKIDRTDINEVVRTAASTERYREVLEFSEDPIVSSDIVRSSYSGTFDSLATMTLGDRVSKTLCWFDNGWGYAHRVADLLERLAAFEREEAR
- a CDS encoding aminotransferase class I/II-fold pyridoxal phosphate-dependent enzyme — encoded protein: MDAERMRLETILVHGDDPEPRVEGAAVMPIFQSTVFEHRGATSYEEIAYPRLNNTPNHLALQRKLSLIEGTEDALVTASGMAAISATLIELAAPGGRVLAQRTLYGGTYTFLMREFPSLGLGCDLFDPVHPEEWDRALKPSTRVVYSEAMTNPLLEVAEHEAIVDFARRHGLVSVIDATFAPPGNFRATEVGYDVVIHSGTKYLAGHDDLVCGVVAGPREIVARIRRRLAHLGGCLDPLGCFLLDRGLKTLALRVRQKNANASTLAEFLDDHPGVGTVHYPGLVSSPHHERARRYFRGFGGVLSFDLGTAERARRVIARTRIPVKGPSLGGLATLITRPAETSHLGLTPAERTAMGIGDGLVRVSVGIEAADDLVGDFRQALAGA
- a CDS encoding LuxR family transcriptional regulator translates to MGIRFDLLHPSGEAAFAIGGDKCVRDLNQRAAELLGCSRSGAAGTPCWQVARLTEPTGAPLCRPDCPIWDELERGRLRTRRRVLIPAADAPAVAADLISVAAAPANGSRIELLHLLLPVSPVRVGSDGIGRRWPRMKLASEDKGGDPGGAARPLSVLSRREREILGLLALGRSTEQIADQLFISPRTVRNHVNSTLKKLRVHRRIDAILAYLEPR
- the gap gene encoding type I glyceraldehyde-3-phosphate dehydrogenase; amino-acid sequence: MSVRIGINGFGRIGRSVFRILSSREDLQVVAVNDLYDNEQLAYLLQYDTVMGRFWKSVTVDENSMYVDGRKVAMTAVRDPAEIPWGDLGVDVVIESTGVFRTREPLERHLASGAKKVILTVPPKEPIDAMVVIGVNEGDLRPEHRLISNASCTTNCLAPIAKILDEAFGIEEGFVTTVHAYTNDQRLADVPHRDLRRSRAAAENIIPTTTGAAKAVGKVLPQLAGKLDGMAMRVPVPDGSIVDLVCRVRKAPSVEEVNAAVREAAAGPLREIVEYSEVPLVSSDIIGNPHSSIFDALSTRVGGDGFVNVLSWYDNEWGYSNRVVDLLSLIARDIS